One Lysobacter enzymogenes DNA segment encodes these proteins:
- the pdhA gene encoding pyruvate dehydrogenase (acetyl-transferring) E1 component subunit alpha, with protein MTVAATFEIEYLQYLGADGKPVAQIPDAFKDANTLLPLFKQMLFVRTFDSKAIALQRTGKLGTYAACLGHEATHVGIGASMKPDDVFAPSYREYGAQFMRGVQPREVLMYWGGDERGNDFAGPRKDFAWSVPISTQCLHAAGAALAFKLRKEQNLAVACCGDGGSSKTDFYAALNSAGAYQLPLILCVINNGWAISVPRKAQTGAKTLAQKGIAGGLHCLQVDGNDLIAVLEGMRRAAELARNGDGGSVIEFMTYRLHDHTTADDARRYRDDAEVKDAWTRDPMPRLRTYLTDQGVWNEELEKAWLEECGKKVDIEINAYLETPVQPVEAMFDFLYGDMPADLAAQREQALQENRR; from the coding sequence ATGACCGTCGCCGCGACGTTCGAAATCGAATACCTCCAATACCTCGGCGCCGACGGCAAGCCCGTCGCGCAGATCCCGGACGCGTTCAAGGACGCCAACACCCTGCTGCCGCTGTTCAAGCAGATGCTGTTCGTGCGCACCTTCGACAGCAAGGCGATCGCCTTGCAGCGCACCGGCAAGCTCGGCACCTACGCCGCGTGCCTGGGCCACGAAGCCACCCATGTCGGCATCGGCGCGTCGATGAAACCCGACGACGTGTTCGCGCCGAGCTACCGCGAATACGGCGCCCAGTTCATGCGCGGCGTGCAGCCGCGCGAAGTGCTGATGTACTGGGGCGGCGACGAGCGCGGCAACGACTTCGCCGGTCCGCGCAAGGACTTCGCCTGGTCGGTGCCGATCTCGACCCAATGCCTGCACGCCGCCGGCGCCGCGCTGGCGTTCAAGCTGCGCAAGGAACAGAACCTCGCCGTGGCCTGCTGCGGCGACGGCGGTTCGTCCAAGACCGACTTCTACGCCGCGCTCAATTCCGCCGGCGCTTACCAACTGCCGCTGATCCTGTGCGTGATCAACAACGGCTGGGCGATCTCGGTGCCGCGCAAGGCCCAGACCGGCGCCAAGACGCTCGCGCAGAAGGGCATCGCCGGCGGCCTGCATTGCCTGCAGGTCGACGGCAACGACCTGATCGCGGTGCTCGAAGGCATGCGCCGCGCGGCCGAACTCGCGCGCAACGGCGACGGCGGTAGCGTGATCGAGTTCATGACCTACCGCCTGCACGACCACACCACCGCCGACGACGCGCGCCGCTACCGCGACGACGCCGAGGTCAAGGACGCGTGGACGCGCGACCCGATGCCGCGCCTGCGCACCTACCTCACCGACCAGGGCGTGTGGAACGAAGAACTGGAAAAGGCCTGGCTGGAGGAATGCGGCAAGAAGGTCGACATCGAGATCAACGCCTATCTGGAAACGCCGGTGCAGCCGGTCGAGGCGATGTTCGATTTCCTTTACGGCGATATGCCGGCGGACCTCGCCGCGCAACGCGAGCAGGCGCTGCAGGAGAACCGTCGATGA
- a CDS encoding dihydrolipoamide acetyltransferase family protein yields MSDTKTFLLPDLGEGLPDATIVEWAVKVGDTIRLDDTLVSMETAKAVVEVPSPVSGKVLKLAGAAGDVIVTGTMLAEFEIDPNMPQRADGQDTGHHHGGGHAAPAAAPAPAKTEEAPAKAEGNERADSGTVVGAMQSSDAVRSEQAVAVGGVKAMPAVRALARKLGVDLGRVRATGADGTVSSDDVKRAAADGSAKIGSAPAAAVAPRAAAVAEAPAPAAAPARSTLSQSGRPMRTQPPGAAVTGQPEQLKGVRRNMARVMADAHSKVVPTTLADDADIHAWLPGNDITGRLVRAIVVACKTVPALNAWFDGDKLTRTLHPHVDIGIAVDTDDGLFVPALRNADVLDPRGVREAINRLRAQVEDRSIPASELSGYTISLSNFGMFAGRYATPVVVPPTVAIVAAGKGRHQMTPVMGGFESHKVIPLSLTFDHRACTGGEAARFLKAMIDDLARAN; encoded by the coding sequence ATGAGCGATACCAAGACCTTCCTGCTTCCCGACCTCGGCGAAGGCCTGCCCGACGCGACCATCGTCGAATGGGCGGTCAAGGTCGGCGACACCATCCGCCTCGACGACACCCTGGTGTCGATGGAGACCGCCAAGGCGGTGGTCGAAGTGCCCTCGCCCGTGTCGGGCAAGGTGCTCAAGCTGGCCGGCGCCGCCGGCGATGTGATCGTCACCGGCACCATGCTGGCCGAGTTCGAGATCGATCCGAACATGCCGCAGCGCGCCGACGGCCAGGACACCGGCCACCACCACGGCGGCGGCCATGCCGCGCCGGCGGCCGCGCCCGCTCCCGCCAAGACCGAAGAAGCGCCGGCCAAGGCCGAAGGCAACGAGCGCGCCGACAGCGGCACCGTGGTCGGCGCGATGCAGTCCTCCGACGCCGTGCGCAGCGAGCAGGCGGTCGCGGTCGGCGGGGTCAAGGCGATGCCGGCGGTGCGCGCGCTGGCGCGCAAGCTCGGCGTCGACCTGGGCCGCGTGCGCGCCACCGGCGCCGACGGCACGGTCAGCAGCGACGACGTCAAGCGCGCCGCCGCCGACGGCTCCGCCAAGATCGGTTCCGCACCGGCCGCCGCGGTCGCGCCGCGCGCGGCCGCCGTCGCCGAGGCGCCCGCGCCCGCCGCCGCGCCCGCGCGCAGCACCCTGTCGCAGTCGGGCCGGCCGATGCGCACCCAGCCGCCGGGCGCCGCCGTCACCGGCCAGCCCGAGCAGCTCAAGGGCGTGCGCCGCAACATGGCGCGGGTGATGGCCGACGCGCACAGCAAGGTCGTGCCGACCACGCTCGCCGACGACGCCGACATCCACGCCTGGCTGCCGGGCAACGACATCACCGGCCGCCTGGTGCGCGCGATCGTGGTCGCGTGCAAGACCGTGCCCGCGCTGAACGCCTGGTTCGACGGCGACAAGCTCACCCGCACCCTGCATCCGCACGTCGACATCGGCATCGCCGTGGACACCGACGACGGCTTGTTCGTGCCGGCGCTGCGCAACGCCGACGTGCTCGACCCGCGCGGCGTGCGCGAGGCGATCAACCGCCTGCGCGCGCAGGTCGAGGACCGCAGCATTCCGGCGTCGGAACTCAGCGGCTACACCATCTCGCTGTCGAACTTCGGCATGTTCGCCGGCCGCTACGCCACCCCGGTGGTGGTGCCGCCGACGGTCGCGATCGTCGCCGCCGGCAAGGGCCGCCACCAGATGACGCCGGTCATGGGCGGATTCGAATCGCACAAGGTGATCCCGCTGTCGCTGACCTTCGACCACCGCGCCTGCACCGGCGGCGAGGCGGCGCGGTTCCTCAAGGCGATGATCGACGATCTGGCCCGGGCCAACTGA
- a CDS encoding SH3 domain-containing protein, which translates to MRAVVLADYRSQYPDPIAFARGAVVRLGERDDEWPAFAWTTLHDGRAGWAPLRWLRPLGDGRAQALRDYDARELDVAAGQDLRLIDEHGGWWWAQRDDGAQGWVPARHLQTIAEGA; encoded by the coding sequence ATGCGCGCCGTCGTCCTCGCCGACTACCGCAGCCAGTATCCCGACCCGATCGCGTTCGCGCGCGGCGCGGTGGTGCGGCTCGGCGAGCGCGACGACGAATGGCCGGCGTTCGCCTGGACCACGCTCCACGACGGCCGCGCCGGCTGGGCGCCGCTGCGCTGGCTGCGCCCGCTCGGCGACGGCCGCGCGCAGGCGCTGCGCGACTACGACGCGCGCGAGCTCGACGTCGCCGCCGGCCAGGACCTGCGCCTGATCGACGAGCACGGCGGATGGTGGTGGGCGCAACGCGACGACGGCGCGCAGGGCTGGGTCCCGGCGCGCCACCTGCAAACGATAGCCGAGGGCGCCTGA
- a CDS encoding alpha-ketoacid dehydrogenase subunit beta, which produces MNAATQSKIDTAQTAATPAAITLIEAITQALAYEMRNDPSVLVLGEDVGVNGGVFRATAGLQQIFGSERVLDTPLDETTIAGLSVGLAAQGMKPVAEAQFDGFVYPMLDHLICHAARLRHRTRGRLSCPLVLRVPWGGGIRAPEHHSEANESLFTNVPGLRVVLPSSPARAYGLLLAAIRDPDPVIFYEPKRIYRQYKEIVADDGEALPLDVCYVLRDGSDITLVSWGAQVKETLEAADKLAGEGISAEVIDVATLKPLDFATIAESVAKTGRCVIVHEAPKTAGFGAEIAARLAEESMYDLLAPVERVTGFDTHIPLFRLEMKYLPSVDKIVAAAKRALGHG; this is translated from the coding sequence ATGAACGCCGCCACCCAGAGCAAGATCGACACCGCGCAGACGGCCGCGACGCCGGCCGCGATCACCCTGATCGAGGCGATCACCCAGGCGTTGGCGTACGAGATGCGCAACGACCCGAGCGTGCTGGTGCTCGGCGAGGACGTCGGCGTCAACGGCGGCGTGTTCCGCGCCACCGCCGGCCTGCAGCAGATCTTCGGCAGCGAACGCGTGCTCGACACGCCGCTGGACGAAACCACCATCGCCGGCCTCAGCGTCGGCCTCGCCGCGCAGGGCATGAAGCCGGTGGCCGAAGCGCAGTTCGACGGTTTCGTCTATCCGATGCTCGACCACCTGATCTGCCACGCCGCGCGCCTGCGCCACCGCACCCGCGGCCGCCTGAGCTGCCCGCTGGTGTTGCGCGTGCCGTGGGGCGGCGGCATCCGCGCGCCGGAACACCACAGCGAGGCCAACGAATCGCTGTTCACCAACGTGCCGGGCCTGCGCGTGGTGCTGCCGTCCTCGCCGGCGCGCGCGTACGGCCTGCTGCTCGCCGCGATCCGCGACCCGGACCCGGTGATCTTCTACGAGCCCAAGCGCATCTACCGCCAGTACAAGGAAATCGTCGCCGACGACGGCGAGGCGCTGCCGCTGGACGTGTGCTACGTGCTGCGCGACGGCAGCGACATCACCCTGGTCAGCTGGGGCGCGCAGGTCAAGGAAACCCTGGAAGCCGCCGACAAGCTCGCCGGCGAAGGCATCAGCGCCGAAGTGATCGACGTGGCCACGCTGAAGCCGCTGGACTTCGCCACCATCGCCGAATCGGTGGCCAAGACCGGCCGCTGCGTGATCGTGCACGAAGCGCCGAAGACCGCCGGTTTCGGCGCCGAGATCGCCGCGCGCCTGGCCGAGGAGTCGATGTACGACCTGCTCGCGCCGGTCGAGCGCGTCACCGGCTTCGACACCCACATCCCGCTGTTCCGCCTGGAAATGAAGTACCTGCCCAGCGTCGACAAGATCGTCGCCGCGGCCAAGCGCGCGCTCGGCCACGGCTGA
- a CDS encoding lamin tail domain-containing protein, with protein MDKNTSRLWAAVVLAFASAGTAQAQVVISQAYGGGGNSGAPVKSDYIELHNNGATAVDLTGWSVQYASVTGTSWQVTTLNGSIAPGGYHLVKQGDGAGSQPALPTPDSVGAINMSGANFKVALVNNIVALSGACPAGTIDLLGVGPTANCAEANAPTPVVSNSTSAMRNDKGCVDTNNNAADFSIATITATSPRNSASPAFVCGGVGPVLPALSVADVSADEGNSGTTVFTFTVSLSQPAGAGGVSWKASTIDGTATAGSDYAAVSDLAGTIPAGQSSATVAVSVNGDTVSEANETFKLRFQNISGATPAAPGFVDATATIVNDDVTVIAIHDIQGNGAKSPLENQVVTTEGVVTARKNNGFYLQATDAEADADPMTSEGIYVFTSSAPTAAVAVGNRVRVTGTVAEYIPAADPGQLPLTELTFATYNQIGTAPLPVPVVLPVVQPTSPLDALEPYEGMRVAIQSFKVTAPNQANSVNETNFTSTNRSFFYGVIGDVPRPFREAGIPPGTNPPAGTVPPIPRWDGNPELMVVNSDAIGGAKLEFAAGTVIAGLVGPLDYSFRRYTLLIEPGAALNVTPAPQPRPSVETVDPNAVSVAGYNMQRLFDTVDDPNIKEPLPTADAYARRKQKASIGIRDYLKTPDILGAVEIENLSTLQDLAAKINADAVANGQPNPNYVAYLEEGNDPGGIDVGYLIKTAEVLPGKPRVEVQAVTQVGKDTLWVQPDGNSDELNDRPPLVLDAVVHYADGRAFPLTVVVVHQRSLSKAEEVGSEGDRVRLKRQRQAEFLATYVNQRQTQNPATRLIVLGDFNAFEFNDGLTDAMGTVIGAPSPDDATAVPGDGADLVEPNLINLASTIDPMERYSYSFDGQAQSLDHTLVNEEMVVATSSIKFTHARINADYLEANRADANSPTRMSDHDPMVTYLVPREIADLGVTAAASATSVQVGQSIGYTAVATNHGPGRADAVGVGFALDAELPSLSVTKPAEWTCDAPQIASGKTSVACRTGALANAANANFALSANATADLAGKTVKLAVSGETTSQDAVAGNNAAEASVAVIAQDDGTPALLNGKAVELGGAAGEAKTFRLDIPAGARGLRIITQGGTGDVSLYAKRGARPSATDYDLRSIRSGNNEAVFSTVPQAGTWYVTVQGGATAFARVLLLANFSP; from the coding sequence ATGGACAAGAACACGAGCCGCCTCTGGGCGGCGGTGGTATTGGCTTTCGCCTCGGCCGGCACGGCCCAGGCGCAGGTCGTAATCAGTCAGGCTTACGGCGGCGGCGGCAACTCCGGCGCACCGGTCAAGAGCGACTACATCGAGCTGCACAACAACGGCGCCACCGCGGTCGACCTGACCGGCTGGAGCGTGCAGTACGCGTCGGTCACCGGCACCAGCTGGCAAGTCACCACGCTCAACGGCTCGATCGCGCCCGGCGGCTATCACCTGGTCAAGCAAGGCGACGGCGCCGGCAGCCAGCCCGCGCTGCCCACGCCCGACTCGGTCGGCGCGATCAACATGTCCGGCGCCAACTTCAAGGTCGCGCTGGTCAACAACATCGTCGCGCTCAGCGGCGCGTGCCCCGCCGGCACCATCGATCTGCTCGGCGTCGGCCCCACCGCCAATTGCGCCGAAGCCAACGCGCCGACCCCGGTGGTGAGCAACTCCACCTCGGCGATGCGCAACGACAAGGGCTGCGTCGACACCAACAACAACGCCGCCGACTTCTCCATCGCCACCATCACCGCCACCTCGCCGCGCAACAGCGCCTCGCCGGCGTTCGTGTGCGGCGGCGTCGGCCCGGTGCTGCCCGCGCTCAGCGTCGCCGACGTCTCGGCCGACGAAGGCAACAGCGGCACCACCGTGTTCACCTTCACCGTGAGTCTGAGCCAGCCGGCCGGCGCCGGCGGCGTGAGCTGGAAGGCCTCGACCATCGACGGCACCGCCACCGCGGGCAGCGATTACGCGGCCGTGTCCGATCTCGCCGGCACCATCCCGGCCGGGCAGAGCAGCGCCACGGTCGCGGTCAGCGTCAACGGCGACACCGTTTCGGAAGCCAACGAAACCTTCAAGCTGCGGTTCCAGAACATCAGCGGCGCGACCCCGGCCGCGCCTGGCTTCGTCGACGCCACCGCGACCATCGTCAACGACGACGTCACCGTGATCGCGATCCACGACATCCAGGGCAACGGCGCCAAGTCGCCGCTGGAGAACCAGGTCGTCACCACCGAAGGCGTGGTCACCGCGCGCAAGAACAATGGCTTCTACCTGCAGGCCACCGACGCCGAAGCCGATGCCGACCCGATGACCTCCGAGGGCATCTACGTCTTCACCAGCTCCGCGCCGACCGCGGCCGTCGCCGTCGGCAACCGCGTGCGCGTGACCGGCACGGTCGCCGAGTACATTCCGGCCGCCGACCCGGGCCAGCTGCCGCTGACCGAACTGACCTTCGCCACCTACAACCAGATCGGCACCGCGCCGTTGCCGGTGCCGGTGGTGCTGCCGGTGGTGCAGCCGACCTCGCCGCTGGACGCGCTTGAGCCGTACGAGGGCATGCGCGTGGCGATCCAGAGCTTCAAGGTCACCGCGCCGAATCAGGCCAACTCGGTCAACGAGACCAACTTCACCAGCACCAACCGCAGCTTCTTCTACGGCGTCATCGGCGACGTGCCGCGGCCGTTCCGCGAAGCCGGCATCCCGCCGGGCACCAACCCGCCGGCCGGCACCGTCCCGCCGATCCCGCGCTGGGACGGCAACCCGGAGCTGATGGTCGTCAACAGCGACGCGATCGGCGGCGCCAAGCTCGAGTTCGCCGCCGGCACGGTCATCGCCGGCCTGGTCGGCCCGCTGGACTACAGCTTCCGCCGCTACACCCTGCTGATCGAACCCGGCGCCGCGCTCAACGTGACCCCGGCGCCGCAGCCGCGTCCGTCGGTGGAGACGGTCGATCCGAACGCGGTGTCGGTCGCCGGCTACAACATGCAGCGCCTGTTCGACACCGTCGACGATCCGAACATCAAGGAACCGCTGCCGACCGCCGACGCCTACGCGCGGCGCAAGCAGAAGGCCTCGATCGGCATCCGCGACTATCTCAAGACGCCGGACATCCTCGGCGCGGTCGAGATCGAAAACCTGAGCACGCTGCAGGACTTGGCCGCGAAGATCAACGCCGACGCGGTCGCCAACGGCCAGCCGAACCCGAACTACGTCGCTTACCTCGAGGAAGGCAACGATCCGGGCGGCATCGACGTGGGTTACCTGATCAAGACCGCCGAAGTGCTGCCGGGCAAGCCGCGCGTGGAAGTGCAGGCGGTGACCCAGGTCGGCAAGGACACCCTGTGGGTGCAGCCCGACGGCAACAGCGACGAGCTCAACGACCGTCCGCCGCTGGTGCTCGACGCCGTCGTCCACTACGCCGACGGCCGCGCGTTCCCGCTGACCGTGGTGGTGGTGCACCAGCGTTCGCTGAGCAAGGCCGAAGAGGTCGGCAGCGAGGGCGACCGCGTTCGCCTCAAGCGCCAGCGCCAGGCCGAGTTCCTGGCCACCTACGTCAACCAGCGCCAGACCCAGAACCCGGCCACCCGCCTGATCGTGCTCGGCGACTTCAACGCGTTCGAGTTCAACGACGGCCTGACCGACGCGATGGGCACCGTGATCGGCGCGCCCAGCCCGGACGACGCCACCGCCGTGCCCGGCGACGGCGCCGACCTGGTCGAGCCGAACCTGATCAACCTGGCCAGCACCATCGACCCGATGGAGCGTTACTCGTACAGCTTCGACGGCCAGGCCCAGAGCCTCGACCACACCCTGGTCAACGAGGAAATGGTCGTCGCCACCAGCTCGATCAAGTTCACCCACGCCCGCATCAACGCCGACTACCTGGAAGCCAACCGCGCCGACGCCAACTCGCCGACGCGCATGTCCGACCACGACCCGATGGTGACCTACCTGGTGCCGCGCGAAATCGCCGATCTGGGCGTGACCGCGGCCGCCAGCGCCACCTCGGTGCAGGTCGGCCAGAGCATCGGCTACACCGCGGTCGCGACCAACCACGGTCCGGGCCGCGCCGACGCGGTCGGCGTGGGCTTCGCCCTCGACGCCGAACTGCCGTCGCTGAGCGTGACCAAGCCGGCCGAGTGGACCTGCGACGCACCGCAGATCGCCTCGGGCAAGACCTCGGTCGCCTGCCGCACCGGCGCCCTGGCCAACGCCGCCAACGCCAACTTCGCGCTGTCGGCCAACGCCACCGCCGACCTCGCCGGCAAGACGGTCAAGCTGGCGGTCAGCGGCGAAACCACCTCGCAGGACGCGGTCGCGGGCAACAACGCGGCCGAAGCCAGCGTGGCGGTGATCGCCCAGGACGACGGCACCCCGGCGCTGCTCAACGGCAAGGCCGTGGAACTCGGCGGCGCCGCCGGCGAAGCCAAGACCTTCCGCCTGGACATCCCGGCCGGCGCGCGCGGGCTGCGGATCATCACCCAGGGCGGCACCGGCGACGTCTCGCTGTACGCCAAGCGCGGCGCGCGTCCGAGCGCGACCGACTACGACCTGCGTTCGATCCGCAGCGGCAACAACGAAGCGGTGTTCTCCACCGTGCCGCAGGCCGGTACCTGGTACGTGACCGTGCAGGGCGGCGCCACCGCGTTCGCCCGGGTGCTGTTGCTCGCCAACTTCTCGCCCTGA
- a CDS encoding lamin tail domain-containing protein — protein sequence MNKSGGRLLAAALAFAAAGSAQAGVVISQVYGGGGSAGASYSHDFIELHNNGDTAVSLNGWSIQYNLAPSPAPWQRTALSGSIAPGGYYLIQQASSGVAGLPPLPAADAVGTIQMQTSGGKLVLVDHNGALSGACPSPRIDAVGISGSATCSETRPLPVVLTVTTAAARKDGGCNDTGDNAADFETATPAARNSASPARLCSGGLPQLRMQDLALDEGNAGQTLATVRVLLDRPAGPGGASFAFATRDGSARAGEDYAQTAGNASIAAGQSETTLNVPIFGDTAPEPNETFFVDVSNLAGATGADVSAQVTINNDDMAITAIEAVQGTGPVSPLNGLPVTVEGIVTARRADGFFLQSGAGSQPGPAPSAIYVAVGFEPPASAGIGNRVRVSGTVVEYAPIGQAGRGTRTQIAGSPLITLLQTDQPLPDQVRDLATVASGDLERYEGMRMVVHSLRVVAPADGILDEAQARARSRGLMYVTAAGTTPLRTPGIRYGDPFPPGGDVESGDWHYETLVLDATSTQGHKEMNLSEDTSVIDAHGVVDFVDGRYVLLLDSENTPDYGGYELADGAIALVAAAQADLTDGPGVSIATFPALRLFDATDAAGIAEPVLSVAAFERRLAKLSLAVRGYLKQPDVIGFTDVENLATLQALATRINADAVAAGQSSPQYAAHLLEGNDALGLDVGYLVKTADVLPGKPRVQVLQVAQIGKDTYWVGADGNTSRLNDRPPLVLDAVAHYADGLAFPFSAVLVSQHPADGIVANDLAGQQVRLKRQRQAEFLAGYVNQRQSAEPNTRLAVLGDFNAPEFNDGYADVLGVVAGAPSPDETTGVPGDGADLVEPNLVNLTSLIPQNLRYSSFLDGLGHKLDHILVNEAMVGATSAIEIQRARINMGKPEYLREQADSPARESLRDPSVAYLIPPPRADVAVSLSHPSYVSPNQSYVFTVTVTNRGPSRARNVGVGFAISSLSVSSRVSALDAPSGDGTPTFANAIFPVPAGWTCEDPLASGEQNTFACNAATLEVGASTVFTITGPAALVPNFINYGVTLAVSADATSIDAQQDNNSAGGTIQAVYTPGPPDPCCVVSDM from the coding sequence ATGAACAAGTCAGGGGGCCGCCTGTTGGCGGCAGCGCTGGCCTTCGCCGCGGCCGGCTCGGCCCAGGCGGGGGTCGTCATCAGCCAGGTCTACGGCGGCGGCGGCAGCGCCGGCGCCAGCTACTCGCACGATTTCATCGAGTTGCACAACAACGGCGACACCGCGGTCAGCCTCAACGGCTGGTCGATCCAGTACAACCTGGCGCCGAGCCCGGCGCCGTGGCAGCGCACCGCCCTGTCCGGCAGCATCGCGCCGGGCGGCTACTACCTGATCCAACAAGCCAGCAGCGGCGTCGCCGGCCTGCCGCCGCTGCCCGCGGCCGACGCCGTCGGCACGATCCAGATGCAGACCAGCGGCGGCAAGCTGGTGCTGGTCGACCACAACGGCGCGCTCAGCGGCGCCTGTCCGTCGCCGCGCATCGACGCGGTCGGCATCAGCGGCTCGGCCACCTGCTCGGAAACCCGGCCGCTGCCGGTCGTGCTGACGGTGACCACCGCCGCCGCGCGCAAGGACGGCGGCTGCAACGACACCGGCGACAACGCCGCCGACTTCGAAACCGCGACGCCGGCGGCGCGCAATTCGGCGTCGCCGGCGCGCCTGTGCAGCGGCGGACTGCCGCAACTGCGGATGCAGGACCTCGCCCTCGACGAAGGCAACGCCGGCCAGACCCTGGCGACGGTGCGGGTGCTGCTCGACCGCCCGGCCGGCCCCGGCGGCGCCAGCTTCGCCTTCGCCACCCGCGACGGCAGCGCCCGCGCCGGCGAGGACTACGCCCAGACCGCCGGCAACGCCAGCATCGCCGCCGGCCAGAGCGAGACCACGCTGAACGTCCCGATCTTCGGCGACACCGCGCCGGAGCCGAACGAAACCTTCTTCGTCGACGTCTCCAACCTCGCCGGCGCCACCGGCGCGGACGTCTCCGCGCAAGTCACCATCAACAACGACGACATGGCGATCACCGCGATCGAGGCCGTGCAGGGCACCGGCCCGGTCTCGCCGCTCAACGGCCTGCCGGTGACGGTCGAAGGCATCGTCACCGCGCGCCGCGCCGACGGCTTCTTCCTGCAGTCGGGCGCCGGTTCGCAGCCCGGCCCGGCCCCGTCCGCGATCTACGTCGCGGTCGGCTTCGAGCCGCCGGCCAGCGCCGGCATCGGCAACCGGGTGCGGGTCAGCGGCACCGTGGTCGAGTACGCACCGATCGGCCAGGCCGGCCGCGGCACCCGCACCCAGATCGCCGGTTCGCCGCTGATCACATTGCTGCAAACCGATCAGCCCCTGCCCGACCAGGTCCGCGACCTCGCCACCGTCGCCAGCGGCGATCTGGAGCGCTACGAAGGCATGCGCATGGTCGTGCATTCCCTGCGCGTCGTCGCGCCGGCCGACGGCATCCTCGACGAAGCCCAGGCGCGCGCGCGCAGCCGCGGGCTGATGTACGTCACCGCGGCCGGCACCACGCCGCTGCGCACGCCGGGCATCCGCTACGGCGATCCGTTTCCGCCCGGCGGCGACGTCGAATCCGGCGACTGGCACTACGAGACGCTCGTGCTCGACGCCACCTCGACCCAGGGCCATAAGGAGATGAACCTGTCGGAGGACACCAGCGTCATCGACGCGCACGGCGTCGTCGACTTCGTCGATGGCCGCTATGTCCTGCTGCTGGATTCGGAGAACACGCCCGATTACGGCGGCTACGAGCTCGCCGACGGCGCCATCGCCCTGGTTGCCGCCGCGCAGGCCGACCTCACCGACGGCCCCGGCGTCTCCATCGCCACCTTCCCGGCCCTGCGCCTGTTCGACGCGACCGACGCCGCCGGCATCGCCGAGCCGGTGTTGAGCGTGGCCGCGTTCGAGCGCCGCCTCGCCAAGCTGTCGCTGGCGGTGCGCGGCTACCTCAAGCAACCCGACGTGATCGGCTTCACCGACGTGGAGAACCTCGCCACGCTGCAGGCGCTGGCGACGCGCATCAACGCCGACGCCGTCGCCGCCGGCCAGTCCAGCCCGCAGTACGCCGCGCACCTGCTCGAAGGCAACGACGCGCTCGGGCTCGACGTGGGTTATCTGGTCAAGACCGCCGACGTGCTGCCCGGCAAGCCGCGCGTGCAGGTGCTGCAGGTCGCGCAGATCGGCAAGGACACGTACTGGGTCGGCGCCGACGGCAACACCTCGCGGCTCAACGACCGCCCGCCGCTGGTGCTCGACGCGGTCGCGCATTACGCCGACGGCCTGGCCTTCCCGTTCAGCGCGGTGCTGGTGAGCCAGCATCCGGCCGACGGCATCGTCGCCAACGACCTGGCCGGCCAGCAGGTGCGGCTCAAGCGCCAGCGCCAGGCCGAGTTCCTGGCCGGCTACGTCAACCAGCGCCAGAGCGCCGAACCCAACACCCGGCTGGCGGTGCTGGGCGACTTCAACGCGCCCGAGTTCAACGACGGCTACGCCGACGTGCTCGGCGTGGTCGCGGGCGCGCCGAGCCCGGACGAGACCACCGGCGTGCCCGGCGACGGCGCCGACCTGGTCGAGCCGAACCTGGTCAACCTGACCAGCCTGATCCCGCAGAACCTGCGCTACTCGTCCTTCCTGGACGGCCTCGGCCACAAGCTCGACCACATCCTGGTCAACGAAGCCATGGTCGGCGCGACCTCGGCGATCGAGATCCAGCGCGCCAGGATCAATATGGGCAAGCCGGAGTACCTGCGCGAACAGGCCGATTCGCCGGCGCGCGAATCGCTGCGCGATCCGTCGGTGGCCTACCTGATCCCGCCGCCGCGCGCGGACGTGGCGGTGAGCCTCTCCCATCCGTCGTATGTGTCGCCGAACCAGAGCTACGTCTTCACCGTCACCGTGACCAACCGCGGCCCCAGCCGCGCGCGCAACGTCGGCGTCGGCTTCGCCATCTCCTCGCTGAGCGTCTCCAGCCGCGTCAGCGCTCTGGACGCGCCGTCCGGCGACGGTACGCCCACCTTCGCCAACGCGATCTTCCCGGTGCCCGCCGGCTGGACCTGCGAAGACCCGCTGGCGAGCGGCGAGCAGAACACCTTCGCCTGCAACGCCGCGACGCTGGAGGTCGGCGCCAGCACGGTGTTCACCATCACCGGCCCGGCCGCGCTGGTGCCGAACTTCATCAACTACGGCGTGACCTTGGCGGTTTCGGCCGACGCCACCTCCATCGACGCGCAGCAGGACAACAACAGCGCGGGGGGCACGATCCAGGCGGTGTATACCCCCGGTCCGCCGGATCCTTGCTGCGTCGTTTCGGACATGTGA